The DNA sequence CGCGTGGCCATCTCGGCCAGGTAGAACTGGATGGCCTGGAAGTCCGCCACCGGCTTGCCGAACTGCTGCCGCTGGAGGCTGTGGTTGACCGCCATGTCATAGGCTTCCTTGGCCGCCCCGAGCGCGGCCGCGCCCAGGAACAGGCGTCCCTTGTCGAGGATCTTCATGGCCGTCACGAAGCCCAGGCCGACCGTGCCGAGCACGTTCTCGTTGGGCACCCGCACGTTCTCGAAGGTGACGGTGGTGGTGCCGGAACCCGCCAGGCCCATCTTGTGTTCCTTGGGGCCCGAGATGACGCCGGGACCGCGCTCGACCACGAAGGCCGTCACGCCGCCCCGGGCCCCGAGGGCCGGATCGGTCACGGCGAAGACGGTCATGCAATCCGCGATGTCCCCGTTGGTGATCCAGATCTTCTCCCCGTTCAGGATCCAGTCGTCGCCGTCCCGCACCGCGCGCGTCTTGATCGCGGCGGCGTCGGATCCGGCGCCCGCCTCGGTCAGGCAGAAACAGCCGATGCTTTCCGCGCTGGCCAGCTTGGGCAGGTACTTCTGCTTGATGTGCTCGGAGCCGTCGAGCACCAGGCCGTAGGTGCCGATGCCGCCATGGGCGCCCAGCACCACGCAGGTGCTGGCACAGGCCCGGCTGATCTCCTCAGCCAGGATCGCGAAGGTGATCGGGTCAGCGCCCGTGCCGCCGTATTCTTCCGGGATGGCCATGCCCATGAAGCCCATCTCGGCCATCTTGTTGAGCAGATCGCGCTCAATTTTGGCCTCGCGGTTGTGCTTCATCGCCCGCGGACGGATCTCGGCGTCGACGAACTCCTTGGCCGCCTGGCGAAACATCACGTGCTCGTCCCGGATGTAGGGACTCTTGAACTCCAGCGTCATCGCGCAACTCCTTGGTGGGTCAGCGCACCGGGGGGACCATTGGTCGTCGGGCCCACGCCGATGCCCTGGGAAGGGGACACTCCGGGCCACGGCACCGCCGCGGCCCGGCCTGGGGACCTACTGGTCGGTGAAGGCTGGACGGCGCTTCTCCTTGAAGGCCGCCACGCCCTCGCGCATGTCCTTGGTTTCGGTCAGCCCGGCGAACAGGCTGGCCTCGCGCTCCAGATGCGCCTCGAGCGACAGCTCGCGGCCCTCGTTCAGACTGGTCATGATGGCCTCGATCGCCTTGCCGCCAAAGCCCGTGATCTTCTTGGCCAGGCCCAGCGCCTGCTTGAGCACGTCACCTTCGGGCACGACCTTGTTGACCAGGCCCACGCGGAAGGCCTCCTGGGCCGTGATCGTGTCGGCCGTCAGCATCATCTCGGTGGCCTTGGCCCAGCCGACCACGCGCGGCAGGCGCGCCGTGCCGCCGAAGCCCGGCATGATGCCGAGGTTGATCTCCACCAGGCCCAGCTTGGCCCGGTCCGAGGCGATCCGGATGTGGCAGGCCAGCGCCAGTTCCAGGCCGCCGCCCAGGGCCACCCCGTTGATGGCGGCGATCACCGGCTTTTTCAGGTTCTCCAGCTTGCTGAAGACGGCCTGACCACCCTGCACCAGCCCCTTGGCCGAGGCCGGATCCGTCAGGGCCGCGATCTCGTTGATGTCGGCCCCGGCCACGAAGGCCATGCCGTTGCCGGTCACGACCACCGCCTTGACCTGCGGGTCGTCCGCCACCTGGTCAAGCACGGCCGACAGCTCGCTCATGGTGGCCGTGTTGAGGGCGTTGACGGGGGGATGGTCGATCGTGACGATCGCCACGCGATCATCGATGCGAAGTTTCACGTACTGCTGGGTCGCCGTGGTCATGGCGTTGGCTCCTCCTGATGATGCCCCGATGAATCAGCGGGGCCTTGGTTTGCGATGGATGCGCGCCCCTTGCGGGGGCCGAAGCCGCCCGCCCGGTCAGGCCAGACGCGGGCGGGAGACCCCTGGGGGTCAGACCGTCTCGAACGCCGCGGCGTGCTCCTTGAAACCCTTGCCGGTCTTCACGCCGAGCTGACCGGCCGCCACCTTGCGCTTCAGCAAGGGCGCCGGACGGAAGCGCTCGCCAAAGATCGCCTGGTATTCCTGCAACTTGGCCAGCACCACGTCGAGGCCCATCTCGTCCGCGATCTGAAGCGGCCCCTTGGGACCCGTCGTGTCGGCCATGCCGGCCCCCGCCATCATGGCGATGTCGATGTCATTGGGGCTCGCCACCTTCTCCTGCAGCGCGTGCGCGGCCTCGTTGATCATCGGCAGCAACAGCCGCTCGAAGGTGAAGGGCGTGCCCTTGATGCCGGTTTCGGCCTGCACCTCGGCGATCGCCTCGGCCACGAAGGTCTCGGAGGCATCGCCGCCGTGCACGTAGAAGCCGGCCCCGGTCTTCTGGCCCCAGCGCTTGGCGTGATAGAGCTTCTCCAGCAAGCGCGCCGGCGCCATGCGCGGACCATACTCGTCATGCAGGATGTGCTGCACGTGATAGCACACGTCGACGCCCAGCATGTCGGCCAGGAAGAAGGGCCCCATCGGCATGCCCCGCTCCGTCACGGCCGCGTCGATTTCTTCCATCGTGGCCGAACCTTCCTGCGCGGCGTAGACCGCCTCGTTGAAGAAGGGCATCAGCAGGCGGTTGACCGCGAAACCCGCGCACTCTTCGACCCGCACGGGCAGCTTGCGCAGGCTGCTGGTGAAGTCCATCACGTCGTTGATGGTGTCTTCCGAGGTCTCGATGCCCGGGATGATCTCCACCAGTTTCATGACCGGGGCCGGGTTGAAGAAGTGCATGCCGATGACCTTGTCGGCCCGCTTGGTGACGGCCGCCAGCTCGCTGATCGACAACGCCGAGGTGTTCGAGGCGAAGATGCACGAGGGCGGACAGACCGCGTCGAGTTCCTTGAAGACGGCTTTCTTGATCTCCATCTTCTCGGTCACGGCCTCGATCACCAGGTCGACGTCGTCAAAGCCGTCGTAGGTGGTGCTGCCGGAAATCAGCATCATCTTCTGGTCCATTTCGGACTGAGTCATCTTGCCCTTCTTGACCCGCGAGGCATAGACCTGACGGGCCGCCTCGATGCCCTTGTCGACGGCATCCTGGTTGATGTCCTTGATCACCACCGGCAGGCCCGAAAACGAGACCACCTGGGCGATGCCGCCGCCCATGGTGCCGCCGCCGATGATGGCCGCTTTATAGATGTACGCCATGGCTCCTCACTCCTTTTCCAGTAACCGTTGCCGGTGTTGACGCCTGGTGTGGCTCCCGTGCGGGAGCAGCTGGCCCGCAGGCCAAGATTCATGCCCGCTCGTAGGCGATCGCCGCCCCCATCCCGCCGCCGACGCACAGGCTTGCGATGCCCTTATGGGCGCCGCGGCGGGCCATCTCCTTCAGCAGGCTGATCGACAGCCGCACGCCGGTGGCCCCGATCGGGTGCCCCAGGGCGATCGCCCCGCCGTTCACGTTGAGGCGATCCTTGGGCAGTTCCCAGACCCGGTCGCAGGCCAGCACCTGGGCCGCGAAGGCCTCGTTGATCTCGAACAGGTCGATGTCTTCCTTGCTCCAGCCCAGCTTCTCCAGCAGCTTGGGAATGGCATAGGCGGGGCCCAGGCCCATGCGCTCGGGTTCCAGCCCGGCGAAGCTGTAGCCCTTGATCGTGGCCAGGGGCGTCAGGCCCAGGGCCTCGGCCTTCTCGCGGGTCATCAGCAGCATGGCCGCCGCCGCGTCGTTCATCGGGCAGGAGTTGCCTGGCGTGACGGTGCCGCCGTCCTTGAAGATGGTGGGATACATCGCCAGCATCTGCGGGTTGATGGCCGGATTGATGCCCTCGTCCTGGGCGAAAGCCTCCGGCGCCACCGCCTTGCCGGCCGCCTTCTTGGGCACCATGACCGTCATCATCTCGTCCTTGAACTTGCCCTCACGGGTCGCCCGGAAGGCCTTCTTGTGGCTCTCGACGGCGTACTTGTCCTGCTCCTCGCGGGTGATGCCGAATTCCTCCACCAGGTTCTCGGCCGTCGCGCCCATCAGCTGGTTGCAAACGGGGTCGTTGAGCCCCTCCCAGAGCGTGTCGATCAGCTGGGAATGGCGCAGGCGCTTGCCGAAACGCATGTCGCGGTTGATGTAGGGGGCGTTGCTCATCGATTCGCAGCCGCCGACAATCGCCACGTCGTGGTCGCCGAGGGCGATCGCCTGATAGCCGCTCACGATCGCCTGGGTGCCCGAGGCGCAGTTGCGGTGGACGGTGAAGGCCGGCACCTGCTTGGGAATGCCCGCGTTGAGCGCGATCACGCGCGCCACGTTGGGCGCATCGGAGCCCTGCGCGGCGCAGCCGAAGACGACCTCACCGACCAGCGCCGGATCCAGCCCGGTGCGATCGAGCAGTTCCCGCACGACGATGCGACCCAGTTCCTGGGCGGTCATGTCTTTCAGGGCCCCGCCGAAAGTGGCGACCGGCGTCCGAACGCCATCGATGACTACGACTTCTCTCATGAGGTGACAGCCTTTCCGCGTGTTCAGGGTGCTTCAACCAGCGCCGACCGCCTGGCCGGCAGGGGGGATATCCAGAGTGTCCGGGTTGGTTTCCTCGGCGGCGATCAGACGCTCGACAAACGCGATCTCCTCCGCATTGGCGTGGACGTGATAGCGAATCAAGGCGCGCCGGTAGCGGTCGAGCCCGTGCGAGGGAATCGCTTCCATCTCCGTCAGGCTCTGGCGATTCTCATGCAGGAACTTCAGGCGTTGCTGCAGCATGGCGAGCCGCGCCGCCGGCTCGAGATAGCGAAAGAAGGTCAGCCGCAGCGTGAACTTGTGCGGGTCGCTGATTTCCGTGGGCGAGCCGACCTCGCGCATCATGGCCAGAAAGGCCTGCTCGCCGGCCGGCGTCAGGGCGTAGACGTGCTTGGCCGGACCGCGGC is a window from the Candidatus Sericytochromatia bacterium genome containing:
- a CDS encoding acyl-CoA dehydrogenase family protein, yielding MTLEFKSPYIRDEHVMFRQAAKEFVDAEIRPRAMKHNREAKIERDLLNKMAEMGFMGMAIPEEYGGTGADPITFAILAEEISRACASTCVVLGAHGGIGTYGLVLDGSEHIKQKYLPKLASAESIGCFCLTEAGAGSDAAAIKTRAVRDGDDWILNGEKIWITNGDIADCMTVFAVTDPALGARGGVTAFVVERGPGVISGPKEHKMGLAGSGTTTVTFENVRVPNENVLGTVGLGFVTAMKILDKGRLFLGAAALGAAKEAYDMAVNHSLQRQQFGKPVADFQAIQFYLAEMATRIYAMEQMVYHAAWLMEQGESITMEGSMIKLFCTEQSSWVINKSLQIHGGMGYSAELAIERMFRDARIFEIFEGTNEIQKVVIARELLKDKKKELARV
- a CDS encoding thiolase family protein gives rise to the protein MREVVVIDGVRTPVATFGGALKDMTAQELGRIVVRELLDRTGLDPALVGEVVFGCAAQGSDAPNVARVIALNAGIPKQVPAFTVHRNCASGTQAIVSGYQAIALGDHDVAIVGGCESMSNAPYINRDMRFGKRLRHSQLIDTLWEGLNDPVCNQLMGATAENLVEEFGITREEQDKYAVESHKKAFRATREGKFKDEMMTVMVPKKAAGKAVAPEAFAQDEGINPAINPQMLAMYPTIFKDGGTVTPGNSCPMNDAAAAMLLMTREKAEALGLTPLATIKGYSFAGLEPERMGLGPAYAIPKLLEKLGWSKEDIDLFEINEAFAAQVLACDRVWELPKDRLNVNGGAIALGHPIGATGVRLSISLLKEMARRGAHKGIASLCVGGGMGAAIAYERA
- a CDS encoding 3-hydroxyacyl-CoA dehydrogenase encodes the protein MAYIYKAAIIGGGTMGGGIAQVVSFSGLPVVIKDINQDAVDKGIEAARQVYASRVKKGKMTQSEMDQKMMLISGSTTYDGFDDVDLVIEAVTEKMEIKKAVFKELDAVCPPSCIFASNTSALSISELAAVTKRADKVIGMHFFNPAPVMKLVEIIPGIETSEDTINDVMDFTSSLRKLPVRVEECAGFAVNRLLMPFFNEAVYAAQEGSATMEEIDAAVTERGMPMGPFFLADMLGVDVCYHVQHILHDEYGPRMAPARLLEKLYHAKRWGQKTGAGFYVHGGDASETFVAEAIAEVQAETGIKGTPFTFERLLLPMINEAAHALQEKVASPNDIDIAMMAGAGMADTTGPKGPLQIADEMGLDVVLAKLQEYQAIFGERFRPAPLLKRKVAAGQLGVKTGKGFKEHAAAFETV
- a CDS encoding PadR family transcriptional regulator, with translation MLELAILGVLKEKPMHGYELRHYLSFIVGHIWQLSYGTLYPALRRLERREQLTRQTIRDGRGPAKHVYALTPAGEQAFLAMMREVGSPTEISDPHKFTLRLTFFRYLEPAARLAMLQQRLKFLHENRQSLTEMEAIPSHGLDRYRRALIRYHVHANAEEIAFVERLIAAEETNPDTLDIPPAGQAVGAG
- a CDS encoding enoyl-CoA hydratase-related protein; the encoded protein is MTTATQQYVKLRIDDRVAIVTIDHPPVNALNTATMSELSAVLDQVADDPQVKAVVVTGNGMAFVAGADINEIAALTDPASAKGLVQGGQAVFSKLENLKKPVIAAINGVALGGGLELALACHIRIASDRAKLGLVEINLGIMPGFGGTARLPRVVGWAKATEMMLTADTITAQEAFRVGLVNKVVPEGDVLKQALGLAKKITGFGGKAIEAIMTSLNEGRELSLEAHLEREASLFAGLTETKDMREGVAAFKEKRRPAFTDQ